ATACTTTAGTTATTTTGTCATTTGTAATCAGTAATCACGGTCACATCACTTGCGACAAATTTAGCGCAAacggatttatttttatttataatttatttatatttatttatttataatttattgtacgGACACACAAGGAAAGGAAAAGTAACAAATTAAtacgtacctatattatttacataaactaaGATTTGTACACACCTCACCCACAAAACTTCACTTCTAAAAGGATTGACGTTGTTCAgtaacattaaaagaaaaaatatagtacaatactagtttattcatttaaaaattattctgcCAGGGAACACGTCCTTCTTCACTCATGAAATATTCAGcaaatttgtttcttatttcCATTGCAGATTCAGGGTAGCGTCTTCCCATAGCATTTAAATTCGACATATTAACAGAGCCAGTTTCTCTGCGCCAAGATCCTTCTAAAATATCGTGATCCACATTTTCAGAATCAAAAGTCCCATGTGGGTTGTACAGTGATCTCGATTGACTATTTCGCCTTAAAAAATTATGGAGGTATACGCACGCCATTACAACAACTTCAGCATTAAAGGGTAGGATGGTTATGGGAGTTCGGAATATACGAAATACAACACCTAAGATACCGAACACATTTTCGACAATTCTTCTAGCTCTTGACAATCGATAGTTGAAAATGCGTCTTGTTGTACCCACGTCATGATTACCGGGATATGGCTTCATCATGTTTTCTGTCAGTGCAAAGGCGCTGTCTCCTACAAGTACGTAAGGCATATTCGGCCCATCTTGTCGTATTGGGTCTGGAGTTGGCCAGTTGAGTTGGTTATCAGCTAAAGCTTTATAAAAAGCAGTCTCTTGGAATACTCCACTGTCAGAAGATTTTCCTTTAGCACCACAATTTGCAtagataaaattgtaatttgcaTCGACAATACCCAATAGGACAATACTAAATTGTTCCTTATAGTTAAAATAGTCACTTCCCGAATTCGAAGGAGCTTGGATTAAAACGTGTTTACCGTCTATAGATCCAACGCAATGCGGAAAATTCCATATATTTTCAAAGCTTTTAGCCTTGGTTTTCCATTCATTTGGAGTAGCTGGGACCTGTAAAGAAATAATGATAcattaaatactatttttgCGTACTAATAATTAAGGATTCATGTCTAACAGATGTTTGATATAATACACTACGTGTTTTATACTTAgtatattcttattataataattgacttaatatttatatcattaatttttCAGAGTCCACAAAGCCAAAACTCGATTTCGTCTCCGGATGAAGATGTCGTTATACATTCTCAATCTTCCGTTCCGGAATTTCAATCTCCTCATCAACTAGAATCGCAATCTACGAGTACCATTGATCAAGCAGAGCAACCCACAACCCCTGCACTAACACCTTCATCGTCGCGACCAACTCGGAAGAGGAGCCACCCCAATGAAGATAGATTGGAGGAGGCTTATGAAGTTCTGCATGCTGCTAAAAACAGAATGATGTCCCGAGATGAATTCGATGTTTATGGACAGTACGTAGGAACTGAGTTACGTGCATTAAATGACGAACATAGTGTAATTATggctaaatattatattaataatattttattagatgcACGCTTAGGAAAATACCGTACAAGTTATAATAATCAAAGCCAGTCAGTTGTTCAACAGGGCTATAGCACTGCATCCAGTGATATTAGCCCCGAGCCTTCTGAAGAgcatattatacaaaatatacttgCAAATATGGATTCCTCGAGCACTAATAGCATTGATGGCACTAATACTAATTAATTTACGTTGATCGCTATATCCATCTTGTactctttaaaatttattttactgaagattaaaatacaattataaataaaattatgcgtTTTCTTCAACTTACCTTTACAAAtatcttcaatttttttatcagttCTTTACAAACTTCTGGTACTATTTTACGTATTAGTTGTTTTGACACTCGAAAAGTGTACGACAAAGAAGCATAAGAATCTCCAGTCGACAAGTACCTCAATGTAATGGCTAGTCTGATATGAGGACTAATAGCGTTCCGTAATATTGTATCCTGTTTGGCTATGGAAGGTGCGatcatttgcaataaaatttcaaaatcagaTGATGACATGCGAGTAAAATTCACAAACGATCCGTCAGACATTCGGAGatcacttaaaatattaactcTTCTATCTCGTTGTAATAAGAAATTCCGCATCCACCACCTTCTCTTTCTCTTACGTTTCAACACACTCGATATAATTACTATGTACGCAGCACTAATAGCCACAACCTCCTCGGGCGACATTTCTATAAACACTGAGAAGTGTGGTCGACGAAATGTTCCGCGACATGTATGTCGGCACATTCCACGTAGTTGTTGAGGAACATGTTCCGCAACATGTTGCTCCATTTGTCCCCTAGTGTATCCGTGGCTTACTGATCAGCACTCGACCAACGTGGCAGGACCCATAAAGGCTAAGGTTGATTGTGAGGTAGTTGGCGTTGCCCATCCATGTGCCCTGGGAGCACGTTATCCGGCAGTCTCACTTATAATTGCTAAACCGCAT
This is a stretch of genomic DNA from Pararge aegeria chromosome 12, ilParAegt1.1, whole genome shotgun sequence. It encodes these proteins:
- the LOC120628204 gene encoding protein ALP1-like; this translates as MEQHVAEHVPQQLRGMCRHTCRGTFRRPHFSVFIEMSPEEVVAISAAYIVIISSVLKRKRKRRWWMRNFLLQRDRRVNILSDLRMSDGSFVNFTRMSSSDFEILLQMIAPSIAKQDTILRNAISPHIRLAITLRYLSTGDSYASLSYTFRVSKQLIRKIVPEVCKELIKKLKIFVKVPATPNEWKTKAKSFENIWNFPHCVGSIDGKHVLIQAPSNSGSDYFNYKEQFSIVLLGIVDANYNFIYANCGAKGKSSDSGVFQETAFYKALADNQLNWPTPDPIRQDGPNMPYVLVGDSAFALTENMMKPYPGNHDVGTTRRIFNYRLSRARRIVENVFGILGVVFRIFRTPITILPFNAEVVVMACVYLHNFLRRNSQSRSLYNPHGTFDSENVDHDILEGSWRRETGSVNMSNLNAMGRRYPESAMEIRNKFAEYFMSEEGRVPWQNNF
- the LOC120628205 gene encoding transcription factor Adf-1-like → MSVVWGNDTVLLLIELYESRDLLWNTSHRDYRNKIKKNDAWEDIAKALKLPRKEIETKVHTLRSQFVRERKKVKSSKTTGSGREDVKSSAWFAYDAMKFLLKGATTSGSLDTLDTNSPQSQNSISSPDEDVVIHSQSSVPEFQSPHQLESQSTSTIDQAEQPTTPALTPSSSRPTRKRSHPNEDRLEEAYEVLHAAKNRMMSRDEFDVYGQYVGTELRALNDEHSVIMAKYYINNILLDARLGKYRTSYNNQSQSVVQQGYSTASSDISPEPSEEHIIQNILANMDSSSTNSIDGTNTN